ATGGTCAGGCTTTAAAACAGGAGGTTGGACGCGTAACGTAGACGTGCGCGAATTCATCCAACTCAACTTCACAGGCTATCAAGGTGACGATAGTTTCTTAGAAGGTCCTACTGAAGCAACATCAAAGTTGTGGGATCAAGTGATGCAACTCTCTAAAGAAGAACGTGAGCGCGGTGGCATGTGGGATATGGATACAAAAGTTGTTTCAACAATCCTTTCTCATGATGCAGGTTACCTCAACCAAGAATTAGAACAAATTGTTGGTGTTCAAACAGATAAACCATTCAAACGCTCAATGCAACCATTCGGTGGTATTCGTATGGCAAAAGCAGCATGTGAAGCATATGGTTATGAATTAGACGAAGAAACTGAGCGTATCTTCACTGACTATCGTAAAACACATAACCAAGGTGTATTCGATGCCTACTCTAAAGAAATGTTAGCTTGTCGTAAAGCAGGTATTGTCACAGGTCTTCCGGATGCATATGGTCGTGGCCGTATTATCGGTGACTATCGTCGTGTTGCTTTATACGGCGTGGATTTCTTAATGGCAGAAAAACAACGTGACTTCAATGCCATTTCTTCTACAATGTCTGAAGATGTCATTCGTTTGCGTGAAGAAGTGTCTGAACAATACCGTTCATTGAAAGAATTAAAAGAACTTGGTGAACGCTATGGCTTTGACTTAAGTCGCCCGGCTGAGAACTTTAAAGAAGCAGTTCAATGGTTATACTTAGCTTATCTTGCAGCAATTAAAGAACAAAATGGTGCTGCAATGAGTCTTGGTCGTACGTCTACTTTCTTAGATATCTATGCTGAACGTGACCTACAAGCAGGTACGATTACAGAATCAGAAGTTCAAGAAATTATCGACCACTTTATCATGAAGTTACGCCTTGTGAAATTCGCTCGTACACCTGATTACAACGCATTATTCTCTGGCGACCCAACTTGGGTAACAGAATCTATCGGTGGTGTGGGTATCGATGGACGTCCAATGGTAACGAAAAACTCATTCCGTTTCTTACATTCATTAGACAACTTAGGTCCTGCACCAGAACCAAACTTAACGGTTTTATGGTCTACACGCTTACCAGAAAACTTCAAACGCTATTGTACGAAGATGAGTATCAAAACAAGCTCAATTCAATATGAAAATGACGACTTAATGCGTGAAAGTTATGGCGACGACTATGGTATTGCTTGCTGTGTATCTGCAATGAAGATTGGTAAACAAATGCAATTCTTCGGTGCACGTGCTAACTTAGCGAAAACATTATTATATGCGATTAACGGTGGTAAAGATGAAAAATCTGGCGACCAAATTGCACCAAAATTTGCACCAATCAACTCTGACATCTTAGATTACGATGAAGTATATGCACAATTTGATGAGATGATGGAATGGCTTGCAGGTGTTTATGTCAACTCATTAAATGTCATCCACTACATGCATGACAAGTACAGTTATGAACGTATTGAAATGGCATTACATGATACAGATGTTCACCGT
This region of Staphylococcus sp. IVB6240 genomic DNA includes:
- the pflB gene encoding formate C-acetyltransferase, which encodes MIKEPKKQNNAWSGFKTGGWTRNVDVREFIQLNFTGYQGDDSFLEGPTEATSKLWDQVMQLSKEERERGGMWDMDTKVVSTILSHDAGYLNQELEQIVGVQTDKPFKRSMQPFGGIRMAKAACEAYGYELDEETERIFTDYRKTHNQGVFDAYSKEMLACRKAGIVTGLPDAYGRGRIIGDYRRVALYGVDFLMAEKQRDFNAISSTMSEDVIRLREEVSEQYRSLKELKELGERYGFDLSRPAENFKEAVQWLYLAYLAAIKEQNGAAMSLGRTSTFLDIYAERDLQAGTITESEVQEIIDHFIMKLRLVKFARTPDYNALFSGDPTWVTESIGGVGIDGRPMVTKNSFRFLHSLDNLGPAPEPNLTVLWSTRLPENFKRYCTKMSIKTSSIQYENDDLMRESYGDDYGIACCVSAMKIGKQMQFFGARANLAKTLLYAINGGKDEKSGDQIAPKFAPINSDILDYDEVYAQFDEMMEWLAGVYVNSLNVIHYMHDKYSYERIEMALHDTDVHRTMATGIAGLSVAADSLSAIKYAEVRPVRDENGLVVDFETTGDFPKYGNNDPRVDDIAVQLVESFMRKLRKHKTYRDSEHTMSVLIITSNVVYGKKTGNTPDGRKAGEPFAPGANPMHGRDENGALASLSSVAKLPYDCCKDGISNTFSIVPKSLGKEEHTQEQNLVSILDGYAMQHGHHLNINVFNRETLLDAMEHPEEYPQLTVRVSGYAVNFIKLTREQQLDVISRTFHESM